A window of the Vigna angularis cultivar LongXiaoDou No.4 chromosome 3, ASM1680809v1, whole genome shotgun sequence genome harbors these coding sequences:
- the LOC108324377 gene encoding SUPPRESSOR OF ABI3-5 isoform X2 — translation MFADEDDNSKPSTDENNTVSQSSSDAINSGTEGGALQNDYVYDESSGYYYSSSLGYYYDPNTGLYCSAASGQWYRFMVASTDSRPLPIHGRRSSDVWSSCVYYSCQP, via the exons ATGTTTGCTGACGAGGATGATAACAGTAAGCCATCTACAGATGAAAATAATACAGTTAGTCAATCTTCATCGGACGCCATAAATTCTGGCACTGAGG GTGGAGCATTGCAAAATGATTATGTGTATGATGAATCTTCTGG GTACTATTATAGCAGCAGTTTGGGCTATTATTATGATCCAAATACCGGGCTTTATTGCTCTGCAGCATCAGGACAATG gTACCGATTCATGGTCGCCAGTACCGATTCACGGCCGTTACCGATTCACGGCCGCCGCAGCTCCGACGTTTGGTCCTCGTGTGTATATTATTCATGCCAACCCTGA
- the LOC108324377 gene encoding zinc finger protein ZOP1 isoform X3 has translation MFADEDDNSKPSTDENNTVSQSSSDAINSGTEGGALQNDYVYDESSGYYYSSSLGYYYDPNTGLYCSAASGQWVISCIINTFG, from the exons ATGTTTGCTGACGAGGATGATAACAGTAAGCCATCTACAGATGAAAATAATACAGTTAGTCAATCTTCATCGGACGCCATAAATTCTGGCACTGAGG GTGGAGCATTGCAAAATGATTATGTGTATGATGAATCTTCTGG GTACTATTATAGCAGCAGTTTGGGCTATTATTATGATCCAAATACCGGGCTTTATTGCTCTGCAGCATCAGGACAATG GGTGATTAGTTGTATAATTAACACCTTTGGCTGA
- the LOC108324377 gene encoding uncharacterized protein LOC108324377 isoform X1, giving the protein MIMCMMNLLGTIIAAVWAIIMIQIPGFIALQHQDNGTDSWSPVPIHGRYRFTAAAAPTFGPRVYIIHANPDPSLRNFSIAHKLQMMSKDYAWLLSHTHDEKGNIVNVG; this is encoded by the exons ATGATTATGTGTATGATGAATCTTCTGG GTACTATTATAGCAGCAGTTTGGGCTATTATTATGATCCAAATACCGGGCTTTATTGCTCTGCAGCATCAGGACAATG gTACCGATTCATGGTCGCCAGTACCGATTCACGGCCGTTACCGATTCACGGCCGCCGCAGCTCCGACGTTTGGTCCTCGTGTGTATATTATTCATGCCAACCCTGATCCGAGCTTGAGAAATTTTTCTATTGCCCATAAACTTCAAATGATGTCCAAGGATTACGCGTGGCTTTTAAGTCATACCCATGATGAAAAAGGAAACATAGTCAATGTTGGTTAA